The window CTGGTTTTTTTTGGTAAAAATGGGTAGAAAACTTCAATCCCTCGTGATCCAGATGGGCAGCAAATAGTCGATTACGTGCTACTTTCTCATCTCGGTCTAATAATCGCCGGCTCACTAGAACATGCATATTAATACTACGCAGTATTCCAATGAAAGTTATTCAATGCTGTTGAGATTGAATCCATTCTCTGCTTTACTTTTATTATCGACGATCCTCTCTTCATCTGCTTTTTCCAAGGAAAGTGAGTCCATTCAAAAGCCGCCCGACCAACAGCAGAGATCAACGACGGAATCAAATGCGCCTACTTCAAAGATACCGACCGATAATAATATTCCTACCGTAAATATCAACTCAAAATTAAAGCGTACACAAATTGATATTGATCGAAAGGTATATGACGTTGCGAACGATTTACAAAGCATTTCAGGTAGCGCTGCTGACATCTTAAATACAATCCCATCGGTTCAGGTGGATGGTGACGGCAATGTAGCCCTTAGAGGGGACAGTAAGGTGGTTATTTTGATTGACGGGAAAGCTTCTTCGCAGCTATCTGGATCAAATGCTGGTGCAGGATTGTCACAGTACTCCGCAAGTGATATCGAAAAAATTGAAGTGATGACGAATGCACCCGCTGAGTTCGCATCCGAGGGAACGGCGGGCGTCATCAACATCATTACAAAACGCAACAGACAACCTGGATCCTTCGGCGCTTTTGCGCTCAATGCTGGAAATCAAGGAAGAGTTGTCAGTGATATCAGCGGCGCATTCAATGCTAGCAACCTTAATATTTCAGGCGGAATAGGATTTCGTGAAGATCAGCGACAGCGTCGCATTGTATCGACAACGACAACCTTAGGACAGGAAGGCGCCGCAACCGGTTTCAGCGCAGAAGACCTTCACGAAAATGCGCGGCGTCTTAATCCGTCTTTAAAAGGAGCTATCAACTATCGTGTCGACGAGAAGCAGTTACTTGACTTCGATTTTCGACTACGACAGCGTAGCGGTCGGCGTAATTACGATTCTCAAAGCACATCTGTGCTTTCAAACGGTAGTATTACCAGTGATTCATCCGGCCACAGCGATGGTCACGAATGGAGTCTCAGCGGCGAACAGCGTTTGAGCTATAAAACAATACTTACGTCGCCTGAGGAGACTCTGGCGATCATTTTACACCGATCAACCGACAAAGAGCGCGAACGCTATCTTCTAGCTACTAGTTATCAGATACCAGTTGGTCAAATTGGTGGAAATCAAATAGCGCAAAACCACTACTTTATTACAGATGATTTCAGCGCTGATTACCGAACTTCACCCGCAGAGGGGACGATAATTAAGTTAGGTTATAGTCTGCGTCATGACAGTAATGGAATTGATTTTTCAGGAAACGATATTAATCCTACAACAGGATTGTTAACAACCACCTCGGTATTGAAAAACCAATTTGATTATCAACGAACCATTCAAGCAATATACGGTTCTTACCAAAAAATGGTGAATGCGACTGACGTTCTTGCGGGTCTACGCGTCGAGCAGACACAAAGCGAAGGTGATCAGCTGACATCCAACCAGATCAATAAACAAAATTATTTCGGGCTATATCCGAGTCTGCATCTTGAACGAAAACTAGACCAACATTCAACCGTATTTTCTGCATACAGCCGACGGCTATCGCGCCCCGACCCAGAAGACTTGAATCCATATATTGATTTCCGTGATCCTCAAAATCTCCGCAGTGGAAATGCCAACTTGCAACCACAGCAAAGTCAGTCGCTAGAAGCAGGCTATAAAATAGAAACGGACACACAGAATTTTGCTATTTCAGGCTATCTAAAACAGATTAAAAACGGATTTACTGTAGTGACCACATTGGTGGCACCGAATGTTCGGCTTACCCAAGCAGCGAACCTGCCTCTTAGTAAATCTGCTGGAGTTGAGTTGCTGGCCGATGGACCGCTGTCGCATACTCTGTCGTATCGCCTAAGTAGTAATTTGTTCTATACCCAGGTGGATACCCTCGGAGCGGGCATTTCATCTTTGCAATCAGTGACTGGCATAAATCTAAAAGCCAACCTAGACTACCGACCCACTACTATTGATACTGCTCAATTATCGTTTAGCCGCACTGATAAAAAGTTAACTCCGCAGGGGTATATTGCGCCACTAAATCTTGTTAATATTGGATATAAGCGACGTATACAACCCAACTTATCTTTGATACTGACAATATCCGACTTGTTCAACGGGCAGCGGCAGATTAGGTACCTTAATACCTCACAGTTTCAGACAACCTATGATCGATTCCAATATGGGAGGGTTGCATATATTGGGTTTAATTATTCGTTCGGTACGACAAAAAAATCTAAAGCCGAGAGTTTTGATTATGATCAACAATAGCTGAAAGAATAGTTTTAACCTTTTCTCTTTTAGAGATACGAAAAATTTAGATGACAACAAGAGCGAAATTGTTGTGGAACGATTACATGCGCACATGCTTCAGTAAAACGTAAGCAGGATTGATAGATGCTACTCTCGGATGTATAGACAACTTAGGTTTAATATTCGAACTGATTAGTATTTCTTTTTTTCGTTCTTATCGGGCCTTTCCCTTTCCCTCCAAGAGGAAAGCCAATGGTGATTATCTATCTGAGTCATGTTGAACAATTCTGTCTTAAACCGATGCTGGAACTAGAAGGCTGGGAGCGCCAGCGTAACTTAAACAATTTAGTATTCGTTGATTATTGGGGTTCCGGTGACGCAGCCGCATCATCCTCACATTAGAAGCTTGGTGAGGATACGCCGCTCTGAGTTAGGTTTGAACCAAAAATCAGAAAACAGGTTACGTAAAGAGTATTTTTGACCAGATGCGCGACAAGCCTCGTCCAAGCGACCGGTTGCGCAGCAACCTTTAGGTGAAGCCGTCGAGTTTGGGCGGGGAAGGATAGCGCGAACGGCGCAGCCGTCCTTGCTTTTGGTTTAATGGGGTGTATTTTGCTGCTCAATGTACTGCCGAATGATGCTGATCGGAGCGCCGCCGCAGGACGATGCAAAATAGGAGGGCGACCACAATACGCCTTTCCAGTATCGATCACGAATATCAGGCCGGTCTTTCCGCAGTAACCGACTAGACACCCCTTTTAGGCTGTTCACCAGCGCCGACACTGCCACCTTTGGCGGGTATTCCACGAGCAGATGAACATGGTCGTCTTCGCCGTCCATCTCGATGAGATGCGCATCGAAGTCAGCGCAGACATTGCCGAAGATAGCGCGAAGCCGCTGGACGGCATCGCCATCAAACACTTTACGGCGATATTTCGCCACAAAGACCAAATGCACGTGCATTTTAAAAACGCAGTGTCTACCCCTACGAATATCATTGTTTTCTGTCATAGACCAAATATAATCTAATCATGCAACGCCTTCAAGCCTACAAATATGAGCTACAGCCCAATGGGGAACAGCAGCGCGACATGCGCCGATTCTTCGGGTCATGTCGCTTTGTGTTTAACAAGACGCTGGCGATGCAAAAAGCCTTGTACGAACAGGGCGAAAGAAAGCTGGGCTATGCTGGCCTGTGCAAATCGCTCACAGCATGGCGTAGCGCCCCTGAAACACTATGGCTGGCCGATGCGCCTGTGCATCCTCTGCAACAAGCGCTCAAAGATTTGGAGCGGGCCTACACCAATTTCTTCGCTAAACGCGCCGACTTCCCGCGCTTCAAGAAAAAGGGAGTGGGCGACAGCTTCCGCTACCCGGATTCAAAACAGTTCAAGATCGATCAGGCCAATAGCCGCGTGTTTCTGCCCAAGTTGGGCTGGATTGGCTATCGGAACAGCCGCGACATCCTTGGTACAGCCAAGAACATTACCGTGTCGTCCACGGGTGGCAAGTGGTTCCTGTCGATTCAAACCGAGCGGGAGGTTGATCAGCCTTTGCCGACAGCGACAAGCGCGATCGGCATCGATGTCGGCATTGCCCGGTTCGCCACCATGAGCGACGAGAGCTATATCACACCGCTCAACAGCTTCAAGAAGCATCAGCAACGTCTTGCGCGTTATCAGCGCCGCATGAGCCGCAAGGTCAAGTTCAGCAACAACTGGAAGAAGGCGAGAGCCCGTGTCCAGCAGATTCACACCGGCATTGCCAACGCCCGGAAAGACTTCCTGCACAAAGCCACAACGACGATCAGCCAAAACCACGCGCTCGTATGCATTGAGGATTTGCAGGTACGGAACATGTCCAGGTCTTCCAAGGGCAATAGCGAACAGCACGGCAAACGGGTCAGTCAAAAGTCCGGCCTGAATCGCGCCATTCTCGACCAGGGCTGGGGTGAATTTAGACGACAACTGGAGTATAAGGTGTCGTGGAACGGCGGCATGCTTCTGGCCGTTCCGCCACACAACACTAGTCGCACTTGCCCTTGTTGTGGTCATATATCGAAAGACAATCGGCAAACACAAGCCAAATTCCTGTGTGTCGATTGCGGTTACGAAAATAACGCCGATGTGGTCGGCGCGATCAATGTTTTAGAGCGGGGATACCGCTTGTTAGCCAGTGGAGAGTCGGTGCAATCAGGCCGCTCTGCGAAGCAGGAACCCACCGAAGCGACTCAAGCAGTTTTTGTTTGAGCGCCGTAGGAATCGCCGACCTTCAGGTCGGCGAGGATGTCAAACACCACAAAAAAACTCATCTACGAAGTAAAGTGTGAGTTTTTTAAAAAATATTTTTATCCGTCAATTAACTAAAAATAATTGTAGCGATCAAGCCTTGTTCAAGCGGATTATTGTCAAACTCGATTCTGGCTGAATGCATATCAGCGATACTTTTCGCAATCGCCAATCCCAAGCCACTTCCCCAAGGTTCAACTCCATCGCAACGATAAAATCGGTCAAAAACTCGGCTGCGGTCTTCAGGACTAATTCCTGGCCCATTATCTACCACACGAATAATTGATTTATTATTTTGGTACTTCACACTAATATCAACACGTCCACCAACTGGGGTATAGCGTAAAGCATTATCTACAATATTATTCAAGAGTATATTGAGGTCATCCATATTTCCACGGATACTGGGTGTCAAGGGATCAAAATCCATACCAAATTCGATATTTTTGGTCGCTGCCAATGGGTAATAATCAACGACGACTTTCTCAGCTAATTTCTGCAGACTGAGGTCATGAAATAACAGTTGTTCTCGTCTAGGTTCATGACGTGCCAAAGTGAGCAATTGATGGACTAAATGACTAGTCCTATCCAGCCGCTCATGTAATTTATTAAATGCGATTAATCGTTGATCTTCGCCAACAGCGCGCTCTACCAACTGTAGTTGTAACTTCAATGCCGCTATAGGAGTTCTTAGCTCATGTGCAGCATCAGCGATAAAAGCTCGTTGTGTCGTCAATGCGATATCAAGGCGCTTTAATAAATCATTTAATGCTTCAGCGACGGGAACTACCTCTGGTGATAGTCCATCTAAATAAAGCGGTTGTAAAGCATCAGGTGATCGGCTCATTACTGCATAGGCAAATTGCGTCAACGGTAGCAAGCTGCGACCTACTGCTATCCATATGAAGTATGCCAGTATAGGAATTAAAATGAGGAAGGGAAGTAAGCATCGAAAAGCAATTCTCGCAGCTAGGGTCTGACGCACCAGAGTTGGTTGTGCGACTTGTATCATTAAATTTTGCTTCGTCCGGCTATACACACGCCATTGCTCATCACCGATGGTGACCGTCTTAAATCCTAACGCTGGATATAAAGGTAATATAGATTCAGGATCAGACGAATAGACGGAATGCCCCTTGGAGTCCCATGCCTGGAGTACGACCTTTTCCTCTGGTCCACCATCGATATTATCATTACTACCTGCTGCAATCGGGACCGGCAGTGAACCCGCCACTTGCTTTAATTGTGCGTCAAATAATTCGCTAGCTTCCTCCCTTATTTTTAGAAAAAGTGCACTTCCTGCGATAATTGAGCAGACAAATGCCCCGCCAAATAACCATAAGAGTAATTGCTGACGTATGGTTCTCATGGCTGATCAAGCACGATGTAGCCAACGCCACGAACATTTTTTATAAAATCAACCCCTAGCTTTTTTCTGAGATGATGAATGTAAACTTCAACAGTGTTACTTTCAACTTCTTCCATCCAGCCATACAGTTTTTCTTCTAATCGTGATTTGGAAACTACTTGTCCCGGTGGATCCATGAGAGCTTGTAATAAGGCGAATTCGCGGGAAGACAATTGCAGAGGCTCACCGTTCAAAGTTGTCGTATGACTTGCGGGATTTAACCTAACCCCTCGGCAATAAATAGTAGGCTGAGGGCGTCCTGCGTTCCGTCGCAATATTGCCCGAATACGGGCAAATAGCTCATCTAGATTAAATGGTTTAATCAAATAATCATCAGCACCGATGTCTAAACCTAAAATACGTTCAGCTGTAGTATCCCGCGCAGTTAGAATCAGTACAGGAGTAGCTCCGCCTTGCTTACGGTAATCTTTAAGTACTTCCAAGCCTGCTTTTTTCGGCAAGCCCAGATCCAGTAGGACAACGTCATATACGTCATTCGATAGCGCCATTGATGCACTCACACCATCGCGCACCCAGTCAACAGCATAATGTTCAGCTCTTAGACCTTCCTCAACACTTTCTCCAATCATCCTGTCGTCTTCTATTAATAGCACGCGCACCTAGATTCCCTTTTAGATAAAAATTGTGTTGCCGATTGTAGTGCAGCGAGTCTTAAAAGCTACTTAACATGAACACAAACAGTATTAGTAAGAATATTGTTGGATGGCTTAAGGATTATTTAAGAATTCAGAAATTATGATGTAGTTACTTAAATTAGTTCTCAGCGCTGTTTTATAACTAAATATCTATTTTCCTAGTCTTATATAGAACAAACCTCATGCGAAGATATTACGTGGCCTTACTGTGCAGCTTACTAACTGCTTGCGCAACTTATCAACCAATGCCACTTGCCAAAGATTTTTCGACACAAGAGTACCCATCTCATTTAACTACGAATTTCAAGTCATTGCCAGTTGCTGAGCAGCGAACACATCCGTTTCAGTCGGCAGAGCGCTTAAGTATGACGGATGTGGCGATTATCGCTGTATTGAATAATTCGGATCTGAAGATAGGACGAGACGACGCTGGTATCGTGCAAGCACAAGCTTTCGCCGCAGGATTATTGCCAGATCCTCAGTTAGCCTTGAGTGGCGATTTATCAAACTCCGCTGGACCAGGTTCGACTAAAGCATTTAGTTATGGCCTTAGTTTTGATATCAGTGCCTTGATTACTCGATCATCGATATTGTCTGCGGCTCAAGCCGAAGTAAGAAAAACAGATCTTAATCTTCTATGGCAAGAGTGGCAGGTCGTGTCGCAGGCTCGACTACTTTATGTCAAATTAGTACAGGGACAAAAATCAAAAGAAATCCTTCAATACAATCAAGCACTATTTTCTGATCGTTATGAACGAACGAACATGGCGTTAAGTCGAGGACTTTTAATCAGTGACATGGTCACTCCCAACTTAACTGCACTTGAGGATGTACAGAAACAAGTAAATGATTTAGAGCGGCAGACGAATCAATACCGACACGAATTAAATACATTATTAGGATTAAAACCAGAGACGATTGTTGTTCTGCAGGATACAGTATCACTACCGGATTTAGACGAAAAAGCGATTCTTATAGCGCTAGATAAAGTCACTGAAAGGCGCCCTGATCTGATGGCGTTAGAAGCAGGTTACCACGCGCAAGATCAGCGCTACCGTGCTGCGATAATTGCTCAGTTCCCCTCATTAAATCTCGGGTTGACTCGCGCACGAGACTCTAGTGGCATTTATTCAAATGGTGTCGGGCTCACTTTATCGTTACCGATTTTGAACCGGAATCGAGGCGTCATTGCTATTGAAAAAGCGACACGGCAAAAGCTGTATGACGAATATCAGCAACGTCTGGATATTACTAATAACGATGTTCATAAAATTCTGGATGATCAACAAATTAATGAACGGCAGTTACAACAAGTAAAGATAGGGGTAGCGCAGCTTTCCGTCGCATCTAAAAATTCGGAGATTGCATTACAGCATAAAAATATCGATTCCCTTAGTTATGCAAATGTTCATGCGGCTTTACTAGCAAAACAACTTGAGGAAATTAATCTTCAGGAAAATATTCTCGAACAAAGAGTTGCGTTGCAGACCTTAATTGGCGGCGACCTGCCTTTCACAACCTCTCTAAAAAGCAAGCACCCATGAGACCAAAAATTCTATTTTCCGGCTTGATTGCGGGCGTTGCGGTAATAATTACATTGGCCTTATTTAAACTCAATGGTAACGCGCAGAAGACGGCAGAAGTTGCCGATAAGGTCGAGGAGGCTCCCAGTGTTTTAGTCAGAACACAAATAGTGAATCAACAATCCTTAGACCGCACATTGACTACGTTCGGGGAGGTTGTTACAGGAAAAGTGAGCACTATCAACGTCCCACAAGCAGGACAAGTTAGCCAAATACTGGTGATCGTTGGTCAGCAAGTACGTCAGGGTGAAACACTTGCGATTTTGTCGACGGACCCAAATGCTCAAGCGTCATATGCGCAGGCGTTAACTTCAGCAAAATTTGCTGCTAATGAACTTCGAAGAATAGAGGATTTAGCTTCACTTCAACTGGCTACGCAATCTCAGTTGGATACGGCGAAAAAACAGTTAGATGATGCCGAGTCCAATTTTCTGACACAAAAAAAATTAGGGGGCAATGTCACAAATTTAAAAATACCAGCCCCATTTGACGGGGTTATAGTGAACCTAATAGTAGCTCAAGGAGAGCGCATTCCTGCAGGAGGTGGGATATTACAGCTCGGGCGCACAGATACTTTAAGAATTCAATTAGGGATTGAACCTGCGCAAAGCCGTTTGATCAGATCGGGTATGTCGGTGAACGTTACTTCTGTCCAAGACGTGTCGAAAATTTCTACCGTAAAAATAGGTGATGTACAAAATCTGGTTGATTCAAAAACCCAATTAGTTAACGCTTTTGCCGATTTACCCGCAAAAGTAAATTCAGCTCTCATTCCAGGCATGCGTGTACAAGGAATAATTCATATCGGGAACAATCTTGTATGGGAAATCCCAAGACAAGCCGTATTGAGTGACGACAAAGGCGCCTATCTTTTTCAGATTTCAGACAGAAAAGCACATCGTGTCCCTGTGACAAAAGTGATTGAAACTTCCAATACTTATGGCGTCAACGGAAATCTAAATCCTTCAATTCCAGTAGTTGTGCTGGGCAATTACGAATTACAAGATGGAATGTCGGTTCGTGAGGTTGGGCGATGAGCGCAATTACCTGGACACAATCCCATCGTCGGTCGATACTATTTTTATTACTAATACTCGCTCTTGCGGGCGTTATTGCAGCATTAAAACTGCCAGTATCTTTATTTCCAACCGTCGATTTTCCAAGAGTTGTTGTAGCACTAGATGCGGGAGATCAACCAGCAGAGCAGATGGAAATGTTAGTAACCCGACCTGTTGAAGAGGCTGTACGACGTGTACCCGGCGTACGCAATGTTCGTTCTACGACTAGTCGAGGATCTGCAGAAATTTCGGTCAATTTTGATTGGGGAAGAGATATGGCTTCCTCTGCTTTGCAGATCAATGCTGCCATTGCGCAAATATCCGTGCAATTACCCCAAGGCACACTCGTATCGACGCGGCAAATGGATCCTACCGTTTTCCCCATCATTGCCTATAGTTTGACGACAAACAGCCTTACGTCTACCCAATTACGCGATCTTGCAGAATACGATCTCAGACCCTTGTTATCGAGTATTGATGGTGTTTCACGGGTACAGGTTTTAGGCGGTAGTGTTGAGGAATATAGGGTAACTATCGATCCGATAAAACTAAAATCGGTTGATTTGACGTTTGACGATGTTTCTAAAATGCTCGCTAGTACCAATGTCATCAGTGCGGTAGGACGTTTAGAAGATCACTATAAATTATATTTGGCTATTGCTAATAGCCGATTTGAAAACATTGAGCAAATTCGACATAGCATTATAAAAAATCAATCGAATGGGATAGTGCATCTAAGTGACATTGCAACGATTGAGCAATCAACTGTTCCCGGATGGACACGTGTGACTGCTGATGGAAAAAATGCCGTCTTATTTTCTGTTTATCAGCAACCTGGCAGTAATAGCGTGCAGATTGCAGCAGACGTCAAAAAAAAGCTTAATGAATTCCAAGCGCAGTTACCCGCCGGAATAAAAATATCGAACTGGTACGACCAGAGCCAATTGGTATTGGCCTCTGCATCTAGCGTACGCGATGCGGTATTAATCGGGGTGGCATTATCCGCACTGGTTTTACTTTTCTTTCTGCGCAACATCAAAGTAATGTTGATCGCTATCGTAGTTGTTCCAGCCGTTTTATCAACTACCGTTGTCTTATTCTATGTATTAGGGATGAGTTTCAACATTATGACTTTAGGTGGAATGGCCGCGGCAGTGGGTCTAATCATCGATGACGCAATTGTCATGATCGAACATATCATCCGTAGATTACAAGACAATAATAGCAAGATGCATGAGCGGGTCATGGCCGCCGCTTTGGAGTTTATTCGGCCACTAGCTGGCTCTAGCGCATCCACACTAATTATTTTTGTTCCGTTGGCTTTTTTGACTGGTGTCACCGGGGCTTTTTTTAAGGCACTGTCGTTGACGATGGCTGCGGCTCTGTTTATTTCGTTCCTAGTCACATGGTTGGCGGTCCCGCTACTTGCCGATAAATTCTTAAACTCAAAGGATGCCGACCACAAAGTTGAAACGCACTTGATTCGTTGGATGCATACTAGATATGAAAAGCTTTTACATACTCTTCTTACTCGACCAATCCTGATTTTGTTTGGTGTTCTACCTTTGGCTTTATTAGGTTGGATTGCTTTTCAACATGTTGGATCGGGCTTTATGCCATCCATGGACGAAGGTGGTTTTGTACTTGATTATCAAAGTGCTCCCGGAACTGCATTGACAGAAACAGATCGTTTGCTAGTCCAGGTTGAAGAAATTGTCAGAGCAACCCCAGATGTAGAAACTTATTCCAGACGTACCGGTACGGGTCTTGGCGGTGGTTTGAGTGAGGCTAATCAAGGCGATTTTTTCGTACGTCTGAAGCCTTTTCCACGTCGTCCGGTAGAGGAAGTGATGGACGATATACGTACCAAAGTAGAGCATCAGGTTCCTGGGCTAAAGATTGAAATGGCTCAGTTAATGGAAGATTTAATCGGAGATCTGACCGCTGTACCTCAGCCAATTGAAATTAAGTTATTTTTAGCCAGTCCGAATCAATCAGGAGTAATTGCCGCCAGAGTTGCTGATGCCATCTCAAAAATTCAAGGTGTTGTGGATGTGAAAAACGGTATCAATCCCGCGGGTGATGCACTTGAAATACATATCGATCAAGTCAAGGCCGCAGTCGAGGGAATGGATATTGATACCGTGACAAAAAGTATAGACACAGCATTAAACGGTAATGTTGCAACCCAGGTAGCCAATAGCATAAAAACCATTGGCGTTCGTGTTTGGGTTCCTAAGTCGATAAGAAATACTGACACCGATTTGAGGAGTCTGTTGGTCAGAGCACCAGATGGACATATGTTTCCATTAAGTCGGGTAGCTAGCATCATTGCTGTCACAGGCCAACCTCAGATCGCACGTGAAAATCTGAAACGAATGATCGCTGTCACCGGACGGATTAGTGGCAGAGATCTTGGTTCGGTTATTGCAGACGTAAAAGTAGTGATGGCTCAAAAAAATCTACTTCCACAAGGTAGCTACTATCAATTAGGTGGGCTATATGAGCAACAGCAAATTGCTTTCCAGGGATTACTTTCGGTTTTTGCTGCGGCAAGTACCTTAGTCTTTCTATTACTTTTGTTTATATATGAAAGTTTCCGTCTGGCGATTGCTATTTTGTTGACTGCTTTGCTCGCGGTATCGACGGTATTTATTGGTCTTTGGATTACCCATACAGAATTGAATATTTCCGCGATGATGGGTATGACAATGATTATCGGAATGGTGACCGAAGTCGCCATTTTCTATTTTTCTGAACAACAAGATCTAATTACGCAAGAAGATCTGCTCGCTTCAATGATACATGCAGGTATTAACCGCATGCGCCCGATCGCGATGACGACGATCGCAGCGATTTTGACTTTACTTCCATTGGCGTTTGCGATCGGACAGGGATCAGAGATGCAACAGCCTTTAGCCATCGCCATTATTTCAGGCCTTATTTTTCAATTGCCACTAGTGTTATTGGTTATGCCAGTGGTGTTTTATACGATGCGTGACAAACACGCGCCCTAACTTTAAAAGGAAATCGAAATGCTTACTATGACTAAAAAAAATACGATGGTATCGACCGCATTTGTACTGCTTTCAATAGTTACTGCTGCAGTTTTTATAGCACCTGCTATGGCGACTGATTTGAACTATCGTGTAACCAATATGCAGCA of the Undibacterium sp. 5I1 genome contains:
- a CDS encoding TonB-dependent receptor domain-containing protein produces the protein MHINTTQYSNESYSMLLRLNPFSALLLLSTILSSSAFSKESESIQKPPDQQQRSTTESNAPTSKIPTDNNIPTVNINSKLKRTQIDIDRKVYDVANDLQSISGSAADILNTIPSVQVDGDGNVALRGDSKVVILIDGKASSQLSGSNAGAGLSQYSASDIEKIEVMTNAPAEFASEGTAGVINIITKRNRQPGSFGAFALNAGNQGRVVSDISGAFNASNLNISGGIGFREDQRQRRIVSTTTTLGQEGAATGFSAEDLHENARRLNPSLKGAINYRVDEKQLLDFDFRLRQRSGRRNYDSQSTSVLSNGSITSDSSGHSDGHEWSLSGEQRLSYKTILTSPEETLAIILHRSTDKERERYLLATSYQIPVGQIGGNQIAQNHYFITDDFSADYRTSPAEGTIIKLGYSLRHDSNGIDFSGNDINPTTGLLTTTSVLKNQFDYQRTIQAIYGSYQKMVNATDVLAGLRVEQTQSEGDQLTSNQINKQNYFGLYPSLHLERKLDQHSTVFSAYSRRLSRPDPEDLNPYIDFRDPQNLRSGNANLQPQQSQSLEAGYKIETDTQNFAISGYLKQIKNGFTVVTTLVAPNVRLTQAANLPLSKSAGVELLADGPLSHTLSYRLSSNLFYTQVDTLGAGISSLQSVTGINLKANLDYRPTTIDTAQLSFSRTDKKLTPQGYIAPLNLVNIGYKRRIQPNLSLILTISDLFNGQRQIRYLNTSQFQTTYDRFQYGRVAYIGFNYSFGTTKKSKAESFDYDQQ
- the tnpA gene encoding IS200/IS605 family transposase, with the protein product MTENNDIRRGRHCVFKMHVHLVFVAKYRRKVFDGDAVQRLRAIFGNVCADFDAHLIEMDGEDDHVHLLVEYPPKVAVSALVNSLKGVSSRLLRKDRPDIRDRYWKGVLWSPSYFASSCGGAPISIIRQYIEQQNTPH
- a CDS encoding transposase gives rise to the protein MQRLQAYKYELQPNGEQQRDMRRFFGSCRFVFNKTLAMQKALYEQGERKLGYAGLCKSLTAWRSAPETLWLADAPVHPLQQALKDLERAYTNFFAKRADFPRFKKKGVGDSFRYPDSKQFKIDQANSRVFLPKLGWIGYRNSRDILGTAKNITVSSTGGKWFLSIQTEREVDQPLPTATSAIGIDVGIARFATMSDESYITPLNSFKKHQQRLARYQRRMSRKVKFSNNWKKARARVQQIHTGIANARKDFLHKATTTISQNHALVCIEDLQVRNMSRSSKGNSEQHGKRVSQKSGLNRAILDQGWGEFRRQLEYKVSWNGGMLLAVPPHNTSRTCPCCGHISKDNRQTQAKFLCVDCGYENNADVVGAINVLERGYRLLASGESVQSGRSAKQEPTEATQAVFV
- a CDS encoding ATP-binding protein, which produces MRTIRQQLLLWLFGGAFVCSIIAGSALFLKIREEASELFDAQLKQVAGSLPVPIAAGSNDNIDGGPEEKVVLQAWDSKGHSVYSSDPESILPLYPALGFKTVTIGDEQWRVYSRTKQNLMIQVAQPTLVRQTLAARIAFRCLLPFLILIPILAYFIWIAVGRSLLPLTQFAYAVMSRSPDALQPLYLDGLSPEVVPVAEALNDLLKRLDIALTTQRAFIADAAHELRTPIAALKLQLQLVERAVGEDQRLIAFNKLHERLDRTSHLVHQLLTLARHEPRREQLLFHDLSLQKLAEKVVVDYYPLAATKNIEFGMDFDPLTPSIRGNMDDLNILLNNIVDNALRYTPVGGRVDISVKYQNNKSIIRVVDNGPGISPEDRSRVFDRFYRCDGVEPWGSGLGLAIAKSIADMHSARIEFDNNPLEQGLIATIIFS
- a CDS encoding response regulator transcription factor, which translates into the protein MRVLLIEDDRMIGESVEEGLRAEHYAVDWVRDGVSASMALSNDVYDVVLLDLGLPKKAGLEVLKDYRKQGGATPVLILTARDTTAERILGLDIGADDYLIKPFNLDELFARIRAILRRNAGRPQPTIYCRGVRLNPASHTTTLNGEPLQLSSREFALLQALMDPPGQVVSKSRLEEKLYGWMEEVESNTVEVYIHHLRKKLGVDFIKNVRGVGYIVLDQP
- a CDS encoding TolC family protein, encoding MPLAKDFSTQEYPSHLTTNFKSLPVAEQRTHPFQSAERLSMTDVAIIAVLNNSDLKIGRDDAGIVQAQAFAAGLLPDPQLALSGDLSNSAGPGSTKAFSYGLSFDISALITRSSILSAAQAEVRKTDLNLLWQEWQVVSQARLLYVKLVQGQKSKEILQYNQALFSDRYERTNMALSRGLLISDMVTPNLTALEDVQKQVNDLERQTNQYRHELNTLLGLKPETIVVLQDTVSLPDLDEKAILIALDKVTERRPDLMALEAGYHAQDQRYRAAIIAQFPSLNLGLTRARDSSGIYSNGVGLTLSLPILNRNRGVIAIEKATRQKLYDEYQQRLDITNNDVHKILDDQQINERQLQQVKIGVAQLSVASKNSEIALQHKNIDSLSYANVHAALLAKQLEEINLQENILEQRVALQTLIGGDLPFTTSLKSKHP
- a CDS encoding efflux RND transporter periplasmic adaptor subunit; this encodes MRPKILFSGLIAGVAVIITLALFKLNGNAQKTAEVADKVEEAPSVLVRTQIVNQQSLDRTLTTFGEVVTGKVSTINVPQAGQVSQILVIVGQQVRQGETLAILSTDPNAQASYAQALTSAKFAANELRRIEDLASLQLATQSQLDTAKKQLDDAESNFLTQKKLGGNVTNLKIPAPFDGVIVNLIVAQGERIPAGGGILQLGRTDTLRIQLGIEPAQSRLIRSGMSVNVTSVQDVSKISTVKIGDVQNLVDSKTQLVNAFADLPAKVNSALIPGMRVQGIIHIGNNLVWEIPRQAVLSDDKGAYLFQISDRKAHRVPVTKVIETSNTYGVNGNLNPSIPVVVLGNYELQDGMSVREVGR